A part of Salvelinus alpinus chromosome 5, SLU_Salpinus.1, whole genome shotgun sequence genomic DNA contains:
- the LOC139576226 gene encoding protein C-mannosyl-transferase DPY19L3-like isoform X3 produces the protein MLRAPSIQQGLSELINDNATESKRTINLLRRMNIYQEVFLGVLYRILPIQAYLEPVYFYIYTVFSLQAVYVIALFITSWLLSGSWLAGALTGVWYILNRVDTTRVEFTISLRENWSLPFFALQIAAITCYLRPHLKPIQQKVVLWLMFLATLCFCLTWQFNQFILLVQALIIFTLDCLDLISTEQVTCLYLVQVSSLLCVWLLQFCNSMILGSLALSFIVAALFVKHFQRGLKTGGLAARLGKLLLHTVLVLALTFTIHYLAKQALQVRSDEHIFKFIKSKFGLGPTRDFDASLYLCEEAFGLLPLDTFDRLAGTLLAYPYLVTLIVLLVMLALVTLANLCDSSAVGRPLKGRFEERPICMRADVAYNVLHTVFFGLLALSTMRMKYLWTGHMCVFAAYGVCGKELWSLCLNMIHCNTKTKLRLIRYTVPLAILGFLYYKFWPKLMTEVSELREFYDPDTVELMTWISSKTPKKAVFAGSMQLLAGIKLCTGRVLTNHPHYEDRALRERTRQVYQIYAQQSPEEVHGILRAAGADFVVMEDSICYERRHGRGCRLRDLLDLANGHIMDGPGDNDPDLVHASHPRFCESVKTDGPAYTALFTRVFQSKTFHVYKLKKGKKRAKADSEPVAMEDKTQ, from the exons ATGTTGAGAGCTCCCTCCATACAGCAAG GTCTTTCAGAGCTCATCAATGATAATGCCACTGAATCCAAGAGAACCATCAACCTCCTGCGACGCATGAACATCTATCAGGAGGTGTTCCTAGGTGTTCTCTATAGGATTCTACCCATACAG gCCTACCTGGAGCCAGTGTATTTCTATATCTACACAGTGTTTTCCCTGCAAGCGGTGTATGTCATAGCCCTATTCATCACCAGCTGGCTGCTCAGTGGTTCCTGGCTAGCAGGGGCTCTCACTGGAGTCTGGTACATCCTCAACAG AGTGGACACAACGCGGGTGGAGTTCACCATCTCTCTCAGGGAGAACTGGTCCCTGCCCTTCTTCGCTCTCCAGATAGCTGCCATCACTTGCTACCTGAGGCCTCACCTCAAACCCATCCAGCAG AAGGTGGTGTTGTGGCTGATGTTCCTGGCCACGTTGTGTTTCTGCCTCACCTGGCAGTTTAATCAGTTCATCCTGCTGGTTCAGGCTCTCATCATCTTCACCCTGGACTGTCTGGACCTCATCTCCACAGAACAG GTGACCTGCCTGTACCTAGTCCAGGTAAGCAGCCTGCTGTGCGTGTGGCTGCTGCAGTTCTGTAACTCCATGATCCTGGGCTCTCTGGCTCTCAGCTTCATTGTGGCCGCTCTCTTTGTCAAGCACTTCCAG AGAGGGCTGAAGACAGGAGGTCTCGCAGCACGGCTGGGAAAGCTGCTCCTTCACACCGTCCTCGTCCTCGCACTAACATTCACTATTCATTATTTAGCCAAG CAAGCGTTGCAGGTCCGATCGGATGAACACATCTTTAAATTCATAAAGTCCAAATTTGGCTTGGGGCCTACCAG AGATTTCGATGCCAGTCTTTACCTGTGTGAGGAAGCCTTTGGCCTGCTTCCCTTGGACACGTTTGACCGCTTGGCTGGCACTCTGCTGGCATACCCTTACCTCGTCACCCTGATTGTGCTCCTGGTGATGCTGGCGCTGGTAACACTGGCCAACCTCTG TGATTCTTCAGCAGTCGGGCGTCCGCTGAAAGGCCGGTTCGAGGAGCGGCCGATTTGTATGCGGGCAGATGTCGCCTACAATGTGTTACACACCGTCTTCTTCGGCCTCCTGGCGCTCAGCACCATGAG aatgaAATATCTGTGGACAGGCCATATGTGTGTCTTTGCTGCCTATGGCGTGTGTGGCAAGGAGCTGTGGTCCCTCTGCCTGAACATGATCCACTGCAACACTAAAACAAAG CTGAGGCTGATCAGGTACACGGTTCCACTTGCCATTCTGGGATTCCTATATTACAAG TTCTGGCCCAAACTGATGACGGAAGTATCAGAACTGAGAGAATTCTACGACCCTGACACCGTTGAGCTGATGACCTGGATTAG CTCAAAGACGCCCAAGAAAGCAGTGTTTGCTGGGAGCATGCAGCTGCTGGCTGGGATCAAACTGTGCACAGGGAGAGTCCTGACTAACCACCCACACTACGAAGACCGAgccctgagagagaggaccagacag GTGTATCAGATCTACGCCCAGCAATCCCCGGAGGAGGTCCACGGGATCCTGCGCGCGGCGGGGGCTGATTTCGTGGTGATGGAGGACAGCATCTGCTACGAGAGGAGGCATGGCCGGGGCTGCAGGCTCCGAGACCTGCTGGACCTGGCCAACGGACAC ATCATGGATGGCCCTGGGGACAACGACCCAGACTTGGTCCACGCCTCCCATCCTCGCTTCTGTGAGTCCGTCAAGACAGACGGCCCTGCCTACACAGCCCTCTTCACCCGCGTGTTCCAAAGCAAGACCTTCCACGTCTACAAGCTGAAGAAGGGCAAGAAGAGAGCCAAGGCAGACAGCGAGCCGGTGGCCATGGAGGATAAAACCCAGTAA